The nucleotide sequence CTGCGGTCGGCGCGCACCAGTCCGGTGGTCAGCCGGCCCTCGGTGGCCGCCATCATCTCCGCGTGGGTGGCGCCCTTCGTGCAGAGCCGCCCGGCGTTGGTGGGGTGCAACCGGTCGCCGGACACCCGGGCGATGACGGGCGCACCGGTGCTGGGGTCGGCGCGGGTCTCGACCGAAATCCCGCAGCCGACCCCGCAGTAGGAACACGCGGTGCGCGTGGTGTGCGACGTCAACCGACCGGCGCGGGTGCCCGGCCCACGTGCTCGCCGGTGACGGTGCGCACCGACTGCATCCGCAGGAAGACGAACCAGGTGACGACGGCGCAGACGACGTAGAACGCGAGGAACACCCAGAAGGCGTTGGTGGCCGACTTCGCCTCCCCGACGTACGACAGGCGCAGCGCGATGTTGATGAAGACGCCCCCCAGGGCGCCGACGGCACCGGCGAAGCCGATCAGCGCGCCCGACATGCGCCGCGACCACGCGGCCTTGGCCTCGGCGTCCCAACCGTCCTTGTCGGCGGCCCGCGCCTCGAAGATCGACGGGATCATCTTGTAGGTGGAGCCGTTGCCGATGCCCGACAGCACGAACAGCACGATGAATCCTGCGACGTAGCCGGCCATCTGGCCGCCGGTCGGGGCGCCGCCCATCCGGTCGTCGAGCATGCCGGTGACGACCAGGATGCCCGCGGCGAAGATCATCGCGACGAACGTGTACAGGGTGATCCTGCCGCCGCCGATGCGGTCGGCGAGCTTGCCGCCGAACGGTCGGGAGATGGACCCGAGCAGCGGGCCGAGGAAGGAGATCTGCGCGGCGTGCAGGGCGGCCTGCGCGGCGGTGTCACCACCGGCGAGGAAGTTGATCTGCAGCACCTGCCCGAAGGCGAACGAGAAGCCGATGAACGAGCCGAAGGTGCCGATGTAGAGGAAGCTCATCACCCAGGAGTGCCGGTAGCGCAACGCTTCTGCGAGCGCACCTAGGTTGGACGTCTGGTTGCGCAGGTTGTCCATGAACAGCGCCGCACCCATGGCGGCGCAGCCGATGAGGACGAGGTAGATGGCGCACACCAGCTCGGGGGCGGTGTTGCCGACCGTCGCGATGATCAACAGGCCGATCAGCTGGATGACCGGGACGCCGATGTTGCCGCCGCCGGCGTTGAGGCCGAGCGCCCAGCCCTTGAGCCGTTGCGGGTAGAAGGCGTTGATGTTCGTCATCGAGGAGGCGAAGTTGCCGCCGCCGAAGCCGGCGAACGCCGCCACGACCATGAAGGTGGTGTAGCTGGTGCCGGGCGTGGTCATCGCCCACAGCGTGAGCAACGTCGGGACGAGCAGCAGCAGCGCGCTGACGATGGTCCAGTTGCGGCCGCCGAACCGGGCCGGTGCCACGGTGTACGGGATGCGCATGAACGCGCCGACCAGCGTGGGCACCGCCACCAGGTAGAACTTGCCTGCCGCGTCGATGCCGTAGACGTTCTGCGGCATGAACAGGACCATCACCGACCAGATGGACCAGATCGAGAAGCCGACGTGCTCGGCGACGATCGACCAGATCAGGTTGCGCTTGGCGATCCTGTCGTTGCCGCCCTCCCAGGCGGCGACGTCTTCGGCGTCCCAGTGGGCAATGTCGTGGTCGCGGGTGAATCTGGACATCGAAGTCCTTCCGGAAGCGGTGCGGTCGCCGATCAGTACACCGTCGTACGGTGTTGCGTCCGTTGCGCATCCGTATCCGATGTGTCAACACCCGCTCACACGGTGCGACACGCGCCGAGTGCGCAACGGTATTCCTGCCCGAAGCGCGCCGGAAACAGTCCGGAAACAGACCACCCCTATTGGTTGAGCATGAGCGACGGCAGCACTCCCCGGTTCTTGCAGGGCGCCTACTCCTTCGCCGGGACCGGTCTGGACGATCCCGCCACCATCGACGGCACGTTGCGGTACGTGGTGCCCGCCGGCGCGGTCGCCCAACCGGTGTACTTCCGCGGCGGCAACTCGACCGACGAGATGGTCAGCGTGGTGTTGATGCGCGACGGCGCCCCGATGCGGTGGTTTCCGATCGCCGCCCGGGGCGCCACCCACGTGGCGCTGCGCGTCGTGGAGGACCTGCTCGGTGACACCGCTCTGGAACTGCGGATCGCCGCGCCGCCGGGCTGCACGGGCACGGTGGTCGTCGACCTCGGCCTGGTGGAGATCTCGTGACGCCGCGGCTGGTGGTCGTCGGCAACGGCATGGCCGGGATTCGCGCCATCGAGGAGGTGCTGGCGCGCGGGGGCGGCGACGTCTTTGACATCACCGTGTTCGGCGACGAACCGTACGGCAACTACAACCGCATCCTGCTCTCCAACGTGCTTGCGGGCAGCGATGATCCGGGCGGCATCTACCTCAACGGCCTGGACTGGTACGCCGACAACCGCATCGACCTGCGCGCCGGGGTGCGGGTCGTGCGCATCGACGCCTTCGCCCACCTCGTGCACGCCGACGACGGCACCAGCATGCGCTACGACAAGCTGATCCTCGCAACCGGCAGCCGGTCGTTCTTCCCGCCGATGAAGGGTCTGTGGGCCGACGACAAGACGCTCGCCGACGGGGTGTTCGGGTTCCGCACGCTCGACGACACCGCGGCCATGATCACCGCAGCGCATGCCAGGAGCCGGGCCGTGGTGATCGGCGGCGGGCTGCTGGGCCTGGAAGCCGCCCGCGGGCTGCAGAACCGCGGCTTGGCGGTCGACGTGGTGCATGCCGGGCCGACGCTGATGAACGCGCAACTCGACGACCTCGCGGGGGCCATTCTGCGAAAGTCGGTGCAGAGCCTCGGCATCGGCGTGCACACCGACAAGCGGACCACCGAGGTGCTGCTGGCCGACGACGGCCGACTGTCCGGCGTCGCGTTCGCCGACGGCAGCCGGCTGGACTGCGACATGCTGGTGATCGCGGCGGGTATCCGGCCCAACGTCGGTCTGGCGCAACGGGCCGGGCTGACGGTGGAGCGGGCGATCGTCACCGACGACCACATGCGCTCGGTCGACGACGACGACGTCTACGTGGTCGGTGAGTGCGCACAGCACCGCGGCCAGGTCTACGGTCTGGTCGCGCCGCTGTGGGAGCAGGCACGGGTCCTCGCCGACCACCTCACCGGCAACGACCCGGCGGCCACCTATCACGGGTCGCGGGTGGCGACGAAGCTCAAGGTGGCCGGCGTCGACGTCGCGGCGATGGGCATCAAGGCCCCCGAACGCGACGACGACGAATTCGTGCAGTACTCCGAACCGCGGCACGGCGTCTACAAGACCGTCGTCATCCGGGATGGCAAACTGGTGGGCGCCACCCTGGTCGGCGACGTGTCGAAGGTGGCGTTCCTGACCCAGGCCTTCGACAGCGGCCTCCCCCTGCCGGACGAGCGCGTGTCGTTGATGTTCGACATCGGCACGCCCGACGTGGGCGTCGGCGTCGGCGAGCTGGCCGACGACGCGCAGGTGTGCAACTGCAACGGCGTGTCCAAGGGTGCGCTGGTGTCCTGCGTGCGCGGCGGCGAGACCTCGCTGACGGGAGTGATGGCGAAGACCAAGGCGGGCAAGGGCTGTGGGTCGTGCAAGGAACTCGTCGGCCAGATCGTCGAGTGGGCGGCCGACGGCGCGGTCACCGAGGACCCGTCGGCGTCCTGGTACGTGCCGGCGATCCCGTACGACAAGCCGACGCTGATGCGTCACGTGCGGGAACTCCGTCTGCACTCGGTGTCGTCGGTCTTCGTCGCGCTCGCGCCGGACGGCAAGCCCGATGCCGGATCCAAGATGGCCTTGGCGTCGCTGCTGGAGACGATGTGGGCCGACGAGTTCGTCGACGAGCGCGACGCGCGGTTCATCAACGACCGCGTGCACGCCAACATCCAGCGTGACGGCACGTTCTCGGTGGTGCCGCAGATGAAGGGCGGGGTCACCAGCGCGGCGCAGCTCCGCCGCATCGCCGACGTCGCCGAGAAGTACGAGATCCCGATGATCAAGCTGACCGGCGGACAGCGCATCGACCTGCTGGGCGTGCGCAAGGAGGACCTGCCCGCGGTGTGGGCCGACCTCGACATGCCGTCGGGCTACGCCTACGGGAAGAGCTTCCGGACGGTCAAGACGTGCGTGGGGACCGACTTCTGCCGCTACGGGCTCGGCGACTCGACGGCGCTGGGCATCGCGATCGAGGAGCGGTACCAGGGGCTGGCGAGCCCGGCGAAGATGAAGCTGGCCGTGACGGGGTGCCCGCGCAACTGCGCCGAGGCGCTGTGCAAGGACCTCGGCGTGGTGGCGGTCGGTGACGGGCGCTGGGAGATCTACGTCGGCGGTGCCGCGGGCGCACACGTCCGCAAGGGCGACCTGCTGGCCACCGTCGACTCGCCGGAGGAGGTGATGACGCTGACCGGACGCTTCCTGCAGTACTACCGGGAGAACGCCAACTGGCTGGAGCGCACGTATGCCTTCGTGCCGCGGGTCGGCATCGACCACGTCCGCGCCGTCGTGGTCGACGACGCGGAGGGCAGCGCCGCCGCCCTGGACGCCAACATGGCCAGATCGGTGGCGGCATACCGTGATCCGTGGCAGGACGGTCGTGAACCGGCCACCGAGGGTCAGTTCCGCACGTCGCTGCCCCTGACCCCGCTGCCCCGGGTGCCGGCACGGTGACCGGGCAGGGCGGCACCCCCGTGGGTCACGTCGACGAGATCCCGGTCGGTGAGGGCCGCACGTACGCACTCGGCGGGGAGCAGGTGGCGGTGTACCGCATGCGGGACGGCTCGCTGCGGGCGCTGGGCGCGGTCTGCCCGCACCGCGGCGGACCGCTGGCCGACGGCTTGACCGATGACGACGTGGTGGTGTGCCCGCTGCACGGCTACGGCTACGACCTGCGCACGGGACGCGAGGTCTCCGACAGCGGCTTGGCGGTCTGCGCGCACCGGGCGACGGTCGACGCCGACGGCGCCATCCGGATCTCGCCGTGCGGTGACGTGCCCTAGCTCATGTCGGCGTGCCGGCTGCGGATGATGCTGAACACGCCGTAGGCCGCGATGCCCAGAGCCGCGAGCACCAGCAGGATGCGCCCGAACGGAGCCGCGCCGAGGGTCTTGACCGCCGCATCGATGCCGGAGGCCTTGGCCGGGTCGGACGTGAAGGTGGCGACGAGGACCAGGATGCCCGCCCCGGCGAGCACCAGACCCTTGGCGGTGTAGCCGATGACGCCGGCCGGGGTGACCACGGGGCCGCGCCGGCGCGTCAATTCCTTCTCGAACCGCTTGGTGACGCCCTTGTACACGTGGTAGCCACCGACGCCGAGCAGGACCAGCGCGACGACGACCAGAACCGCCTTGCCCCAGCCGGATTGCATCAGCTGAGCAGACAGCCCGGCGTTCTGCTGTCCGCTGGACTGTCCGCTGCCGGTGGCGAAGCGGGCCGCCGAGAAGGCGAGTGCGAGGTTGACGATCCCGACGGCGGCGGCCTTCACGCGGTCCTTGGTGTCGTCCTCGGTGAACGCCTCGACGAGGTGCCAAAGGCCCAACGCGGCCAAGCCGAAGGCGGCCAGCCACAGCATCACCGCGCCGCCGGTCTGACTGCCGAGGGTGGCGAGCGCGCCGGACTGGTCGGCGCTGCCGCCACCGCCGAAGGCCAGGCGGAGCACGATCCACGCCAGCAGGAGATGGAGCACGCCGCTGGCCACGAATCCCGCACGTGCGGCACGTTCGAACCACGGACTGTCGGCGGCGTTGCGCGCAGCCGTTCGGGCATTCGTCGTCATGGCGGGCGGGTACCCGGGCCGCTCGCGACGCCAAACCAGTAATTGACGCGAACGTGGGCCCCTCCCGGAGGAGGGGCCCACGGTCGTGTCGACGCCGGATCGGCTAGCTGCTGGAGCCGCCCGAATCGCCGCCGCTGGACGAGCCGCCCGAGCCGCTGGAGCTGCCCGAGTCACCACCCGTGCTCGACGACGTGGAGGACGTCTCCGAACCGCTCGAGGACGAGCCGCCGCCGGTCTTGCTCGACGTGCCCGCCTTGGTCGTCGGCTCGGACTTGTTGCCGTCCTTGCCCTCGGTGCTACCCGCATCGGACTTGGTGGTGCTCGACGACCCGGTGCTGCTGGAGCCGGTGGTGCTGGATTCCTTCGTCGTGGTCGAGGATTCCTTCGTCGTGCTGGTGGACTCCTTGGTCGTCGACTCCTTGGTCGTCGACTCCTCGGCACCCTTGACGGTTCCCGCCGTCTCCGTGGCGGCCGTCTCGGTGGCCGCCGCCTCCGGGGCCGACGCGGGCTCCGCGGCCACCGAGGTCCGCAGCGCCGTCCGCTGCACGGCGGAGGTGTCCGCGACGGTCGGCTCGACCGGCGTCTCGGGCGTCGTGGCGGCCGGACCGGTGATGATCCCGACGGCGTCGCCGACCGCGTTGTTCAGCGTGTTGCCGACCTGGCCGACGGTCTGCACGGCCGTGTTGCCGGCCCCGCCGATGCCCGTGATGACCTGATTGCCGGTCTGGCCGAGGCCGTTGACCGCGAGGCTGCCGGCCTGACCGGCACCGGCGACCAGGACGTTGCCCGCCGTCCCGAGACCCTGGACGGCCGTGTTGAGTGCCGTGCCGATGGTGCCCACCACCGTCGCGAGCGCCGTGGCGTAGCTGTTGAAGTCCAGCGGGTTGGCGAGGATCGCACCGAGCGCCGCACCGCCACCGTTGAGCAGCGTGTTGCCGACCGCGCCGAGCGTCTGAATCGCGGTGTTGCCCAACGCGCCCACGGTGGCCAGGCCGATCAGGCCCAGGCCGCCGATGGTGCCGACCGCGGTGATCCCGGCGCCGCCCAGCCCGGTGAGGAGCTGCGTGCCCGCCGTGCCGAAGCCGACGATGCCCTGCTGCAGCGCCGTGCCGACGCCCGACAGCAGGACGGTACCGGCCGTGCCGATGTCCCCCGGGGTGAGTGCCAGCGTCGAGACACCGGTGTCCGACGGGGTGACCGCGGCGGCCAGCGCCACGCGACCGGCGGCCGGGGCCACGGGGTCCGCGACCGGCGGTGCGCCGGTGATCAGGCTGATCGCCTGCGACAGAGCGGTGTTCAGCGTGTTGCCCGCGCTGCCGAGGGTGGCGATGATCGTGTTGCCGATGCCGCCGGCACCGCCGATGAGCGTGTTGCCGATGGTGCCGAGCGTGCCGATGGTGGCGGCACCGGCGTTGCCGAGGGTCTGCACCAGCGTGGTGCCGGCGAGGCCCAGGGTGCCGAGGAACGTGCCGCCGATGTCGCCGAGGCCGTTCACGAGGAGGTTGCCGGTGGCGCCGGCGCCGAGCAGGCCCTGGTTCACCGCGGTGCCGACGCCGCTGACGAGGGTGTTGAGCGCGGACGAGTAGCTGTCCGGATTCAGCGGGTTGGACAGGATGGTGCCGAGCGCGCCGAGCAGCGTGCCGGACAGCGTGTTGCCGACGGCTCCGATCGTGGCGATGGCCGAATTACCTACCGCGCCAACGGTGTTCACCAGCGCGTTGCCCGTGGCACCGAGGCCGAGGACGGTCTGGGTACCGGCGGCGCCGAGGCCGCCGATCAGCGCGGCGCCCGCGCCACCGAAGCCGGCGAGTGCCTGCACGCCCGCACCCCCGATGGTGCCGACGAGCTGCGTACCGACCGATCCGGCGCCCAGGAAGGCGTCGTTGATCGCGGTCGCCGCGCCCGCGGCGAGCACGCCGATCGCGGCGAGGATGTCACCGGGCGCCAGCGACGCCAGGGCGGCGAGGGCTGCGCCGCCGGTGAGTTCGTTGCCGATGGCGCCGAGGGTCTGCAGCGTGGTGTTGCCGATGGCGCCGAGGGTTGCCAGTGCCTGCTGCCCAGCGACGCCGAGTCCGGAGATGCCGTTGGTCAGTGCCGCACCGCCGCCGGTCAGCAGCAGCGCGAGCGCCGCGGGGTAGGCGGCCGGATTGAGCGGATTGGCGGCGATGGCACCGAGCGCTCCGGCACCCGTGGCGCCCAGGGCGTTGCCGAACTCGCCCGCCGTGGCGATGACGGTGTTGCCGATCCCCCCGAGTCCGGTGATCGCCGTGTTGCCCACGGTCCCGACGCCGTTGATCAGCTCGGTGAGCGCGCTGGCGAGGCTGGTGGGTGTGTAGTCGGCGTAGACCGAGGAGATCTGCGCGGCGACGTGCTCGGCCCGGGCGCCGAGGTCCGGCGCGGGCGCGATCGGAGTCATCGCAATTGCCGTTGCTCCGACCAGGGCTACGCCGGCCGAAAGCGGAGAACGAAGAGCACGTTGCATTGCAACCCCCTAGATAGGCACCAATCCGATCAGCAAAAGTTACATGACGGCTACGTCGATAACTAGCCATTTGCATTCAGACCTTTGGCATGTAATTCCGCGCTGGTCGACCATTTGCCAAATGGATTGCCGGCATGACTTGCCCTTTTCGCGACTCGACGGTGACTGGCAACGTCTCGGGCGGCCACACGGAGCCCGCCACCATTGATGGCTAGCACATCTATCCGTCGGCCGAGGCGACCACGACGCACCGTCGCTGACGGACCCGTCGATACCGGTTGATCTTGGCTTACCCATCATCGGTGGGTTAGCCGCCGGCGTGTCACCCCCACGGCGCCGGCCGGACGGGCAACCGGGTCGGTCGGCCACCCCCGGCATCGGCGCACCGCCGTGGCGCACACGCCCGATCCCTGCATTCCTTCGCTGACCATGACGTCGCCCACGAGCGCCACGGCCGCGTCGCGAGCGAAGGACGCGTCGCCAGCGCCGAACGTCCCGGCGTGGCGTCGCACCGCGGCGGGTGTGTCGCGGCGGCGCGGCGTCGATAGCGCCGTGCGCTGGACGTCTCCCGCGGTCACGCCGCCGTCGAAGACCATGCGGACGACATGTTTAGTGGGTTCGTCCGCTGGGAATCATTGACGCCTCCGCAAGCGAATGCACTCGCCATTCGATGCGAAATGCACGCCGACCGTTCCACCATGGAACACCCGTCGTGCATTTGCGCGTGCCGAATCGGCGCATTCGGTGCGTTGTGTGCTAATTCGCGTCACGTTTCCATCACCGGGACGTCGTGGCTAACTCTCCGCGGGTTTCACCGCCAGCACCGGTTTCGGACATTCGAGCAGCACCTGCTGTGACACGCTCCCCAACAGCAGCTTGCCGACGGGATTGCGGTGCTTCACGCCGATCACCAGCAGCTCGGCCTCCGGTCGCTCCATGGCGGCGAGCAGTTCCCCGGCCGCATCGACGCCGACCGGTTGGACGAACTCCGACGGCACGCCGGACGACGCGAGCCGTGCCGTGACGTCGCGGGCGCGGTCACCCTGGGCGAAGGCCGGGTCGGCGTAGGAGTCCCCCGCCGTCGAGTTGATGACCAGGACGCCGGTGTCGCGCAGCCGCGCCTCGGCGATGCCGTGGTCCAGCGCGGCCTGCCCGAAGGCGTCGGCGGTGTATCCAATGACGATCACTGGTTCTCCTCGCGTAGGCGTTCGTCGGTCACTGCTGGGCCGCCTTCTCGCGTTGGTCGCGGTCGTCCTCGACGACCAGCAGGGTCTCCTCGTCACGGTGCAGCAGGCGCAGGACCAGCGGGATCAGCAGGAGGATCGCCATCGCGACGTAGGTGCCGATCGCCACCGGCTCGGTGAACAGGCTGCCCCACTCACCGCCGCCCAGCTGCAGGCTCTGTCGCAGCTGACGTTCGATGCGCGGCCCGAGGATGACGCCGATGATCAACGGCAGCACGGGAAGTCCGAAGCGCCGCATCATCAGACCGAGCAGGCCGAAGATGAGCAGCAGCGCCAGATCGAGCGGCTGGAGGTTGACCGCGAACGCACCGAGCGTCGCGAAGAACAGGATGCCGGCGTAGAGGTACGGCCGGGGCGTGCGGAGCAGCTTCGCCCACAGCGGCGCCAGCGGCAGGTTCAGTGCCAGCAGCAGGAAGTTGCCGATGAACAGGCTGGCGATGAGCGTCCAGATGAGCAGCGGCTCCTTTTCGAACAGCGTGGGGCCGGGCTGGATGCCGTAGGACACGAACGCGGTGAGCATCACCGCTGCGGTGGCGTTGGTCGGCAGTCCGAGCGAGAGCATGGGCACCAACGTGCCTGCCGCCGAGGCGTTGTTGGCCGCCTCGGGTCCCGCGACGCCCTCGATGGCACCCTTGCCGAACTGCTCGGGATTCTTGCTCAGCTTCTTCTCGGTGATGTAGCTGAGGAAGGTCGGCAGCTCCGCGCCACCGGCGGGCAACGCGCCGAAGGGGAATCCGTACGCCGTACCGCGCAACCACGGCTTCCACGATCGCTTGAAGTCGTCCTTGCCCATCCACGGCCGACCGACCGGGATGACCTCGGCCGGACGACGGCGCAAGTGGGCGGCGACCCACAGGGCCTCACCGAGTGCGAAGATCGCGACCGCGATGACGACGATGTCGATGCCGTCGGACAGCTGCGGGATGCCGAACGTGGCACGCGGCTGACCCGTCAGGAAGTCGATGCCCACGATGCCGATCGCGAGCCCGAGCACCAGCGAGATCGCCCCGCGCAGTTTGGAACTGCCGAGCACTGCGGTGACCGCGACGAGCGCGAACAGCATGATCGCCAGGTACGACGGGGCGCCCAGCGTGACCGCGAACCGGGAGATGACCGGAGCGAACGCAGCGAGCAGCGTCGTGCCGATGGCGCCGGCCACGAACGACCCGATGGCCGCGGTGGC is from Mycolicibacterium grossiae and encodes:
- a CDS encoding DUF1206 domain-containing protein, encoding MTTNARTAARNAADSPWFERAARAGFVASGVLHLLLAWIVLRLAFGGGGSADQSGALATLGSQTGGAVMLWLAAFGLAALGLWHLVEAFTEDDTKDRVKAAAVGIVNLALAFSAARFATGSGQSSGQQNAGLSAQLMQSGWGKAVLVVVALVLLGVGGYHVYKGVTKRFEKELTRRRGPVVTPAGVIGYTAKGLVLAGAGILVLVATFTSDPAKASGIDAAVKTLGAAPFGRILLVLAALGIAAYGVFSIIRSRHADMS
- a CDS encoding Rieske (2Fe-2S) protein: MTGQGGTPVGHVDEIPVGEGRTYALGGEQVAVYRMRDGSLRALGAVCPHRGGPLADGLTDDDVVVCPLHGYGYDLRTGREVSDSGLAVCAHRATVDADGAIRISPCGDVP
- the nirB gene encoding nitrite reductase large subunit NirB, producing the protein MAGIRAIEEVLARGGGDVFDITVFGDEPYGNYNRILLSNVLAGSDDPGGIYLNGLDWYADNRIDLRAGVRVVRIDAFAHLVHADDGTSMRYDKLILATGSRSFFPPMKGLWADDKTLADGVFGFRTLDDTAAMITAAHARSRAVVIGGGLLGLEAARGLQNRGLAVDVVHAGPTLMNAQLDDLAGAILRKSVQSLGIGVHTDKRTTEVLLADDGRLSGVAFADGSRLDCDMLVIAAGIRPNVGLAQRAGLTVERAIVTDDHMRSVDDDDVYVVGECAQHRGQVYGLVAPLWEQARVLADHLTGNDPAATYHGSRVATKLKVAGVDVAAMGIKAPERDDDEFVQYSEPRHGVYKTVVIRDGKLVGATLVGDVSKVAFLTQAFDSGLPLPDERVSLMFDIGTPDVGVGVGELADDAQVCNCNGVSKGALVSCVRGGETSLTGVMAKTKAGKGCGSCKELVGQIVEWAADGAVTEDPSASWYVPAIPYDKPTLMRHVRELRLHSVSSVFVALAPDGKPDAGSKMALASLLETMWADEFVDERDARFINDRVHANIQRDGTFSVVPQMKGGVTSAAQLRRIADVAEKYEIPMIKLTGGQRIDLLGVRKEDLPAVWADLDMPSGYAYGKSFRTVKTCVGTDFCRYGLGDSTALGIAIEERYQGLASPAKMKLAVTGCPRNCAEALCKDLGVVAVGDGRWEIYVGGAAGAHVRKGDLLATVDSPEEVMTLTGRFLQYYRENANWLERTYAFVPRVGIDHVRAVVVDDAEGSAAALDANMARSVAAYRDPWQDGREPATEGQFRTSLPLTPLPRVPAR
- a CDS encoding beta strand repeat-containing protein, coding for MTPIAPAPDLGARAEHVAAQISSVYADYTPTSLASALTELINGVGTVGNTAITGLGGIGNTVIATAGEFGNALGATGAGALGAIAANPLNPAAYPAALALLLTGGGAALTNGISGLGVAGQQALATLGAIGNTTLQTLGAIGNELTGGAALAALASLAPGDILAAIGVLAAGAATAINDAFLGAGSVGTQLVGTIGGAGVQALAGFGGAGAALIGGLGAAGTQTVLGLGATGNALVNTVGAVGNSAIATIGAVGNTLSGTLLGALGTILSNPLNPDSYSSALNTLVSGVGTAVNQGLLGAGATGNLLVNGLGDIGGTFLGTLGLAGTTLVQTLGNAGAATIGTLGTIGNTLIGGAGGIGNTIIATLGSAGNTLNTALSQAISLITGAPPVADPVAPAAGRVALAAAVTPSDTGVSTLALTPGDIGTAGTVLLSGVGTALQQGIVGFGTAGTQLLTGLGGAGITAVGTIGGLGLIGLATVGALGNTAIQTLGAVGNTLLNGGGAALGAILANPLDFNSYATALATVVGTIGTALNTAVQGLGTAGNVLVAGAGQAGSLAVNGLGQTGNQVITGIGGAGNTAVQTVGQVGNTLNNAVGDAVGIITGPAATTPETPVEPTVADTSAVQRTALRTSVAAEPASAPEAAATETAATETAGTVKGAEESTTKESTTKESTSTTKESSTTTKESSTTGSSSTGSSSTTKSDAGSTEGKDGNKSEPTTKAGTSSKTGGGSSSSGSETSSTSSSTGGDSGSSSGSGGSSSGGDSGGSSS
- a CDS encoding tripartite tricarboxylate transporter permease, producing MNNFDWLLQGFAEAATPMNLLYAVIGVLLGTAVGVLPGIGPAMTVALLLPITYNVSPSAAFIMFAGIFYGGMYGGSTTSILLNTPGESSSVITAIEGNKMAKAGRAAQALATAAIGSFVAGAIGTTLLAAFAPVISRFAVTLGAPSYLAIMLFALVAVTAVLGSSKLRGAISLVLGLAIGIVGIDFLTGQPRATFGIPQLSDGIDIVVIAVAIFALGEALWVAAHLRRRPAEVIPVGRPWMGKDDFKRSWKPWLRGTAYGFPFGALPAGGAELPTFLSYITEKKLSKNPEQFGKGAIEGVAGPEAANNASAAGTLVPMLSLGLPTNATAAVMLTAFVSYGIQPGPTLFEKEPLLIWTLIASLFIGNFLLLALNLPLAPLWAKLLRTPRPYLYAGILFFATLGAFAVNLQPLDLALLLIFGLLGLMMRRFGLPVLPLIIGVILGPRIERQLRQSLQLGGGEWGSLFTEPVAIGTYVAMAILLLIPLVLRLLHRDEETLLVVEDDRDQREKAAQQ
- a CDS encoding universal stress protein, translating into MIVIGYTADAFGQAALDHGIAEARLRDTGVLVINSTAGDSYADPAFAQGDRARDVTARLASSGVPSEFVQPVGVDAAGELLAAMERPEAELLVIGVKHRNPVGKLLLGSVSQQVLLECPKPVLAVKPAES
- a CDS encoding molybdopterin oxidoreductase, with product MSDGSTPRFLQGAYSFAGTGLDDPATIDGTLRYVVPAGAVAQPVYFRGGNSTDEMVSVVLMRDGAPMRWFPIAARGATHVALRVVEDLLGDTALELRIAAPPGCTGTVVVDLGLVEIS
- a CDS encoding nitrate/nitrite transporter — protein: MSRFTRDHDIAHWDAEDVAAWEGGNDRIAKRNLIWSIVAEHVGFSIWSIWSVMVLFMPQNVYGIDAAGKFYLVAVPTLVGAFMRIPYTVAPARFGGRNWTIVSALLLLVPTLLTLWAMTTPGTSYTTFMVVAAFAGFGGGNFASSMTNINAFYPQRLKGWALGLNAGGGNIGVPVIQLIGLLIIATVGNTAPELVCAIYLVLIGCAAMGAALFMDNLRNQTSNLGALAEALRYRHSWVMSFLYIGTFGSFIGFSFAFGQVLQINFLAGGDTAAQAALHAAQISFLGPLLGSISRPFGGKLADRIGGGRITLYTFVAMIFAAGILVVTGMLDDRMGGAPTGGQMAGYVAGFIVLFVLSGIGNGSTYKMIPSIFEARAADKDGWDAEAKAAWSRRMSGALIGFAGAVGALGGVFINIALRLSYVGEAKSATNAFWVFLAFYVVCAVVTWFVFLRMQSVRTVTGEHVGRAPAPVG